The Methanohalophilus portucalensis genome window below encodes:
- a CDS encoding stage II sporulation protein M, translated as MKRNNIFPGSLVAEDLQRYFISLKSLFVLSVAVFFISALAGYIYTSMNPASADMSLQELQSLVDIIKELSPLQIMLFIFLNNALKSLAVILLGVSIGVIPLLFLAYNGYVLGAVAYVTGAEEGLSFVLLAIIPHGLIELPMIFISVAIGVRIGLTTLAKLRGQTVSVKQEITAGVAVFIRFVAPLLLVASVIETFVTPLFIALV; from the coding sequence ATGAAACGCAATAATATTTTTCCCGGCTCTCTGGTTGCTGAAGACCTGCAGAGATACTTTATTTCACTGAAAAGCCTTTTTGTCCTGTCCGTTGCTGTATTTTTCATCTCGGCACTGGCCGGTTACATTTATACTTCCATGAATCCTGCCTCAGCTGACATGTCCCTGCAGGAGTTACAAAGCCTGGTGGATATCATCAAGGAACTTTCTCCCCTGCAGATAATGCTCTTTATTTTCCTGAACAATGCCCTGAAAAGCCTGGCGGTTATCCTGCTGGGTGTGAGTATAGGTGTCATTCCGCTTTTGTTCCTGGCTTATAACGGTTATGTGCTGGGTGCAGTGGCTTATGTGACCGGTGCCGAGGAGGGCCTTTCATTTGTTTTACTGGCGATAATTCCCCATGGCTTGATCGAGCTGCCGATGATATTTATCTCGGTTGCTATCGGAGTACGTATAGGATTGACCACTCTTGCCAAACTGCGGGGCCAGACAGTATCGGTAAAACAGGAAATAACAGCAGGTGTGGCTGTTTTCATACGTTTTGTAGCCCCTCTCTTGCTGGTGGCATCAGTGATCGAGACATTCGTTACACCCCTTTTCATTGCCCTTGTCTGA
- a CDS encoding monomethylamine:corrinoid methyltransferase has product MSDIYKYLRNSFSGEEKSEDTHNEDVLKLSNELAADYDIINDGEEFIPYELDMADAVFSAAIELLTNVGIYCTDTGRTIQVNNDEILKSLGTPNAVDIGRFKEKINVVSRTEMDCKPPVIIGGPMGGKVSEKNFLNIHISSAIEPIVQGIYPGCMQTINDGPIRTNTPEEMFVALEEARLERLATKIAGREGLTLVGPATPNTSQAHMVVSSNELYSKNDIHEVYQSDNLQTDFETFHKSIFHQEHGNNFISGQCPILGKDAIDSPEALAIIDVAETIQSRLVTSASIHACGAIDSATNSSSTKEILWASNISSLAVSRNMQHSTAKYFHNIAGCCTDMMFYETAAQAISDTVCGREMLIGPLGGKGEKVDHSTGLESRFMGEVSKMALNLDLAEANEIIEMLYSKYADRLSDAPEGKDFESCYDVNSKYEMKPTDEYMSMYSEIIGEIDEFYRGLF; this is encoded by the coding sequence ATGTCAGACATATATAAATATCTAAGAAACTCTTTTTCAGGTGAAGAAAAAAGTGAAGATACACATAATGAAGATGTTTTAAAATTATCCAATGAACTGGCTGCTGATTATGATATAATAAATGATGGCGAAGAATTCATACCATACGAACTTGATATGGCAGATGCTGTTTTTTCAGCCGCTATCGAACTTCTGACAAATGTAGGAATATACTGTACTGATACAGGCAGAACTATCCAGGTAAATAACGATGAAATATTGAAGTCTCTTGGAACACCCAACGCTGTGGATATCGGGAGATTCAAGGAAAAAATAAATGTTGTCAGCAGGACAGAAATGGATTGCAAGCCCCCTGTAATTATAGGAGGACCAATGGGTGGGAAGGTTTCTGAAAAAAATTTCCTGAATATCCATATCAGTTCTGCGATTGAGCCTATAGTCCAGGGGATCTATCCCGGATGCATGCAAACAATCAATGACGGTCCTATAAGAACCAATACTCCAGAGGAAATGTTTGTAGCTTTAGAAGAAGCAAGACTTGAAAGACTGGCTACAAAAATCGCCGGCAGGGAGGGGTTGACCCTTGTAGGTCCGGCAACACCAAATACCTCACAGGCACATATGGTCGTATCTTCAAATGAGCTATATTCAAAGAATGATATTCATGAAGTCTATCAATCCGATAATCTGCAAACCGATTTTGAAACTTTTCATAAATCCATATTCCATCAGGAGCACGGGAATAATTTCATAAGCGGCCAATGTCCCATTCTGGGAAAAGATGCTATAGATTCACCAGAAGCACTGGCTATTATTGATGTTGCTGAAACCATACAATCCCGGCTGGTTACAAGTGCAAGCATACATGCCTGCGGAGCAATTGATTCGGCTACAAACTCTTCATCTACAAAAGAAATATTGTGGGCTTCAAATATTTCTTCCCTTGCGGTTTCGCGTAATATGCAACATTCTACAGCAAAATACTTCCACAACATTGCAGGGTGCTGTACCGATATGATGTTTTATGAAACCGCGGCTCAGGCCATAAGTGATACGGTTTGTGGCAGAGAAATGCTGATCGGACCTCTTGGAGGCAAAGGAGAGAAAGTTGATCATTCGACTGGCCTGGAATCAAGATTTATGGGCGAGGTGAGCAAGATGGCCCTGAATCTGGATCTGGCAGAGGCAAATGAAATTATTGAAATGCTCTATTCTAAATATGCAGATCGACTTTCAGATGCCCCTGAAGGAAAAGATTTCGAATCATGCTATGATGTGAATTCGAAATACGAAATGAAACCAACTGATGAATACATGAGTATGTATTCTGAAATCATTGGGGAAATTGATGAATTTTATCGAGGTTTGTTTTAA
- a CDS encoding alpha/beta hydrolase family protein, translated as MANKKQILLITFALIGLIGWLGFTANEMDTEADFEVEHLLLSTGEERKVVATLYVPDDAGQFPGVLFGAGSGTDPAMYTNWGKSFVKEDIAILIVGPTYRKSEGGVPEWEIINDKDILLKEQVDQFSTILEYLKEQPQIDSEKIVIGGHSGGANTAYHLAYEKRDVNGVFAIAGRYPPENPEIFPTNLLLATGAKDTIVPPGKLKEVGLQLTGKDLEENVLYGNFEDNTAKKLVISENSSHLLETFDENIMQECINFTLASLQKEPINSQINVITIDSVLSKLAAGLLFLVSFIFLASDYIRSGDYSKTIQNCLPAIYFLLFYLILSTTISEYLRFLGPVPYRFEQYIIMAFITIIAGAGLIKLNEKIELNNRVSLILDIVLIGISISLFTLVYTQLAQFQIVTQVAIGLMVSFLVSIPILAMSYTKIPFKSLLTFTILSLVWLVPAITPVY; from the coding sequence ATGGCTAATAAAAAACAAATTTTACTCATAACCTTTGCACTAATTGGATTAATAGGTTGGCTGGGATTCACTGCCAATGAAATGGATACAGAAGCTGACTTTGAAGTTGAACACTTACTTCTTTCTACAGGAGAAGAGCGTAAAGTAGTGGCAACTTTATATGTTCCAGATGATGCAGGCCAATTTCCAGGTGTCCTTTTTGGTGCAGGTTCCGGTACAGATCCGGCCATGTACACGAATTGGGGTAAAAGCTTTGTAAAAGAGGATATTGCCATACTTATAGTAGGCCCCACATATAGAAAATCTGAGGGAGGAGTTCCCGAGTGGGAAATAATCAACGATAAAGATATCCTTCTAAAAGAGCAAGTTGATCAGTTTAGCACTATTCTGGAGTACCTGAAAGAACAACCTCAAATCGATTCAGAAAAAATTGTCATAGGCGGGCATTCCGGAGGTGCGAACACTGCATATCACCTGGCTTATGAAAAAAGGGATGTAAACGGGGTTTTTGCTATTGCTGGCAGGTATCCTCCAGAAAATCCTGAGATCTTTCCAACAAATCTTCTTCTTGCAACAGGTGCTAAAGACACAATAGTACCCCCGGGTAAACTTAAAGAAGTAGGACTCCAGCTTACCGGGAAAGATCTGGAAGAAAATGTTCTTTATGGAAATTTTGAAGACAATACAGCTAAAAAACTAGTTATTTCCGAAAATTCCAGCCACCTACTCGAAACCTTTGATGAAAATATTATGCAAGAATGCATAAACTTTACACTTGCAAGTTTACAAAAAGAACCAATTAATTCTCAAATTAATGTTATTACAATAGATTCCGTGCTTTCAAAGTTAGCTGCAGGCCTTTTATTTTTAGTTTCATTTATCTTCCTGGCCAGTGATTATATCAGATCCGGAGATTACAGTAAAACAATCCAAAATTGCCTTCCTGCAATTTATTTCCTTCTATTTTACCTAATCCTCTCAACCACCATATCCGAATATCTGAGGTTTTTGGGACCTGTTCCCTATAGATTTGAGCAATATATCATAATGGCTTTCATCACGATAATTGCCGGGGCCGGATTGATTAAACTTAATGAAAAGATTGAGTTGAACAACAGGGTTTCCTTAATTCTGGATATTGTCTTAATAGGAATTTCAATTTCCTTATTTACTCTTGTATACACTCAATTAGCCCAGTTCCAAATTGTTACCCAGGTTGCCATCGGACTGATGGTTTCCTTTTTGGTTTCAATCCCAATTTTGGCAATGAGTTATACTAAAATTCCGTTTAAGAGCCTGCTGACTTTTACTATACTTTCTTTAGTCTGGTTGGTTCCTGCGATCACACCAGTCTATTGA
- a CDS encoding formate--phosphoribosylaminoimidazolecarboxamide ligase family protein has translation MIDRKEIIDIVNDYNTDNIRIGTVASHSALDVFDGAIEEGFHTHAICKKGREKTYTDYFRAQRDQNGNVVRGVVDDYVNYDNFDEVMLEKNQKSLVDNDVLFIPNRSFTSYCGIDEIENDFAVPLVGSRNMLRSEERGLEKDYYWLLEKAGMPFPEKIADPQDIDELCIVKLPHAVKKLERGFFTASSYEEYLEKSESLIKQGVITREALAEARIERYVIGPVFNFDLFYSPLEEEMNPIELLGIDWRFETSLDGHVRLPAPQQMALAEHQLTPEYTVCGHNTATLRESLLEKVFELAEMYVDASREYYDPGVIGPFCLQTCVDKDLNFYIYDVAPRVGGGTNVHMSVGHPYANTLWRKPMSTGRRVAYEVRRAIETEQLDKIVT, from the coding sequence ATGATTGACAGGAAAGAGATCATCGATATAGTTAATGATTATAATACAGACAATATTCGGATAGGTACAGTAGCTTCCCACTCGGCTCTTGATGTTTTTGACGGGGCTATCGAGGAGGGTTTTCACACTCATGCCATATGCAAGAAGGGCCGTGAAAAGACCTATACAGATTATTTCCGCGCCCAGAGGGATCAGAATGGCAACGTTGTACGTGGTGTGGTCGATGATTATGTGAACTATGATAATTTCGATGAGGTCATGCTTGAGAAAAACCAGAAAAGCCTTGTGGACAATGATGTGCTTTTCATTCCCAACCGCTCCTTTACTTCCTACTGTGGAATCGATGAGATAGAGAATGATTTTGCAGTTCCGCTTGTGGGTAGCAGGAATATGTTGCGCAGCGAGGAAAGGGGACTGGAAAAGGATTATTACTGGCTGCTGGAAAAAGCGGGAATGCCTTTCCCGGAGAAGATCGCTGATCCACAGGATATCGATGAACTCTGTATTGTCAAATTGCCCCATGCTGTGAAAAAACTGGAGAGAGGATTCTTTACGGCTTCAAGTTATGAGGAGTATCTTGAGAAATCCGAATCCTTAATCAAGCAGGGAGTCATCACCCGCGAAGCGCTTGCAGAGGCGCGTATTGAGCGCTATGTTATCGGACCGGTGTTCAATTTTGACCTGTTCTATTCACCTCTTGAAGAGGAAATGAACCCTATCGAGTTGCTGGGCATTGACTGGAGGTTTGAGACAAGCCTGGACGGCCATGTGAGGCTGCCCGCTCCCCAGCAGATGGCCCTGGCAGAGCACCAGTTGACACCCGAGTATACGGTTTGCGGGCACAATACTGCAACCCTGAGGGAATCCCTGCTGGAGAAGGTTTTCGAACTGGCAGAGATGTACGTAGATGCTTCCAGGGAATACTATGACCCCGGTGTAATCGGCCCATTCTGCCTGCAGACCTGCGTGGACAAGGACCTGAACTTCTACATCTACGATGTGGCACCGAGGGTTGGCGGCGGTACCAATGTGCACATGTCCGTGGGCCACCCTTATGCCAATACCCTTTGGAGAAAACCCATGAGCACGGGACGCAGGGTAGCTTACGAGGTCAGAAGGGCCATCGAAACAGAACAGCTGGATAAGATAGTAACCTGA
- a CDS encoding type IV pilin produces the protein MQIPEMFKRDDAVSPVIGVILMVAITVILAAVIAAFVFGMGSPEVSPQASLMTDDIKFDNSNDNASIYIDHQGGDKIDLSEATLTVTQGDEIAKFSKMNDSEVFFEAGDLLIVNVNTTNSGIILNGDDQSPVVDTQFEIDSEGDDVKVSVSHTPSGQLIADMNYDV, from the coding sequence ATGCAGATTCCAGAAATGTTTAAAAGAGACGATGCAGTATCCCCGGTCATCGGTGTCATTCTGATGGTCGCCATTACTGTCATCCTCGCAGCGGTTATAGCAGCGTTCGTATTCGGAATGGGTTCCCCAGAAGTATCCCCACAGGCAAGTTTGATGACAGATGACATTAAATTTGATAACTCCAACGATAACGCTTCAATCTATATCGACCATCAAGGTGGAGACAAAATTGATTTGTCTGAAGCAACCTTGACTGTAACTCAGGGAGATGAAATTGCCAAATTTTCCAAAATGAATGACTCTGAAGTTTTCTTTGAGGCAGGGGACTTGTTGATAGTCAATGTTAACACCACCAATAGTGGTATTATTTTGAATGGAGATGATCAAAGCCCTGTAGTTGATACTCAGTTTGAGATCGATTCTGAAGGAGACGATGTCAAGGTTTCGGTATCACATACACCGTCCGGTCAGCTTATTGCTGATATGAACTACGATGTATAA
- a CDS encoding diacylglycerol/polyprenol kinase family protein: MAGIQEIDKDLKGDLVRKSIHILSGLLYIPLIYISGPFAFEVLVLLALIYALVIMSLLVLHRMHYRPVLEMIKCWGRQNENYIPLKPTLLLHTGIGISVLLFPAHIVYASIAITAMGDGIATISGKKIGKHKLPYSKMKSVEGTIAGFAAAFLGAALFVPYLQALVASAASMLLESVIGRDIKTDSSIKTAFNLLKNDNLLLPVFSGFLMVLTG, from the coding sequence ATGGCAGGGATACAAGAAATTGATAAAGATCTAAAAGGTGACCTGGTACGCAAATCCATACATATACTATCCGGTCTGCTTTACATACCGCTTATTTATATTTCGGGACCTTTTGCATTTGAAGTTCTGGTTTTACTTGCATTAATTTATGCTCTTGTGATCATGTCCCTTTTAGTCCTTCATAGAATGCATTACCGGCCGGTTCTTGAAATGATTAAATGTTGGGGTCGGCAAAATGAAAATTATATCCCTCTAAAACCAACACTTTTGTTGCACACCGGAATTGGTATATCGGTATTGCTTTTTCCCGCCCACATTGTTTATGCATCTATAGCTATAACTGCCATGGGAGACGGGATCGCAACAATTTCGGGCAAAAAGATCGGTAAACATAAATTACCCTATTCCAAAATGAAATCTGTCGAAGGAACAATTGCAGGATTCGCAGCCGCCTTTTTAGGAGCAGCCCTTTTTGTCCCTTATCTGCAGGCACTTGTAGCAAGTGCAGCAAGTATGCTGCTGGAAAGTGTAATAGGGAGGGATATAAAAACGGATTCCTCGATAAAAACGGCATTCAACCTGTTAAAAAATGACAACTTGTTATTGCCTGTATTTTCAGGTTTTTTGATGGTTCTAACAGGTTGA
- a CDS encoding DUF63 family protein, with product MNTFTDKILQFVNKYYIDPIIYDSGYNPVNTLTWALILGACVFGVIKLLDRMKVEVDERFIFSIIPFVLAGSSLRVLEDANVFSAPLKYLFITPNIYFVVFVVTLACLVVSKKLYDLDVVGDWKKTFAAAGGLWFLSNLYALLYFEDIVRPDALVMILVIGTLVAFSIYGLARWQGIGLITDRLNFTILWVHLMDASSTFIGIDMLGYYEKHVVPAYLIDLTGTALVMYPLKLAIFIPVIYVLDSQFNDSEESISLRTFVKMVIIVLGLSPATRNTLRMALGI from the coding sequence ATGAATACGTTTACTGATAAGATTTTGCAATTTGTAAATAAGTATTATATTGATCCCATTATCTATGATAGTGGTTACAACCCGGTTAATACACTAACATGGGCCCTGATACTTGGTGCATGTGTTTTTGGTGTTATAAAGTTGCTTGACCGGATGAAAGTTGAAGTGGATGAACGCTTCATTTTTTCCATAATTCCTTTTGTCCTGGCAGGTTCGTCCCTCAGGGTGCTTGAGGATGCCAATGTATTCAGTGCTCCCCTGAAATATCTCTTTATTACTCCCAACATCTACTTCGTGGTTTTTGTTGTGACACTTGCCTGTCTGGTAGTATCCAAAAAACTCTATGATCTGGATGTTGTAGGCGACTGGAAAAAGACATTTGCCGCTGCAGGAGGATTGTGGTTTTTATCCAACCTGTACGCCCTGCTCTATTTTGAGGATATTGTAAGACCCGATGCGCTTGTCATGATTCTGGTGATAGGAACATTGGTTGCTTTTTCCATCTACGGCCTGGCACGCTGGCAGGGAATCGGCCTGATCACAGACAGGCTCAATTTCACCATTCTCTGGGTTCATTTAATGGATGCATCTTCCACATTTATCGGTATTGATATGCTGGGATATTATGAAAAACATGTTGTGCCTGCCTACCTGATCGATCTGACAGGCACGGCACTTGTGATGTATCCCCTCAAACTTGCGATATTCATCCCGGTGATCTATGTGCTGGATTCCCAGTTTAACGATAGCGAGGAATCAATATCTTTAAGAACTTTCGTAAAGATGGTTATTATTGTACTGGGATTGTCTCCTGCTACGAGAAACACACTGAGGATGGCACTGGGTATCTGA
- a CDS encoding BCCT family transporter, producing MRKMQKGLTDFSDTLKTPTLLVSLFLAFAFVLAGTVFPERFGVYMDFTFNWMVANLGWSFLFGGSIFLLLIVYLMLSPLGDIKLGGDYEKPAYSNLSWFAMLFSCGMGIGLLFWGVSEPIWHYMWPLYEQPNTSESLHAAMRYSFFHWGFHPWAIYSVVAGSLAYFSYRKGLPMLLSSTLEPILGREGIDGKWGIAVNTIGVLATLFGIATTLGLGVMQIGAGLEELFGYSSGPTLWVMIITVVTILAIMSTASGIDRGIKWLSQINLGVAALLMILIFILGPTLFTLELFTHSVGGYLQNLLQMSFGTDPAGVGAEGWGDSWTIFYWAWWIAWAPFVGSFIARVSRGRTIRSFVVGVMLAPTVVSMVWFSIFGGSALFIEHFGAGGIAGAVEVDSALGFFSMLSFFPFSDILIAVAMFSVAIFFITSSDSGTYVIGMLTSKGNPNPPLPLRIIWGSLEGAVAAVLLLAGGLGALQTASVVGGFPFMIVMLLMLYCLLKALFMELQEESLPLERAKLRATINEIRTRDNQKDKE from the coding sequence ATGAGAAAAATGCAAAAAGGGCTTACAGACTTTTCAGACACTTTAAAGACACCGACACTATTGGTATCGTTATTTTTAGCTTTTGCATTTGTTTTAGCCGGGACGGTCTTTCCGGAGCGTTTCGGAGTTTATATGGATTTCACCTTTAATTGGATGGTCGCAAATCTTGGCTGGTCTTTCTTATTTGGTGGCAGTATTTTTTTATTGCTTATTGTATATTTGATGCTAAGTCCGCTTGGGGATATAAAACTGGGTGGGGACTATGAAAAACCTGCTTATTCCAATCTATCATGGTTTGCCATGCTTTTCAGTTGCGGAATGGGGATTGGCCTGCTTTTCTGGGGTGTTTCAGAACCGATATGGCATTATATGTGGCCACTCTATGAACAACCCAATACATCTGAATCCCTGCATGCCGCCATGAGGTATTCTTTCTTCCACTGGGGCTTCCATCCGTGGGCAATCTATTCTGTGGTTGCGGGCTCCTTAGCATATTTTTCCTACAGGAAAGGATTGCCAATGTTATTGAGTTCTACACTGGAACCTATACTGGGAAGAGAAGGTATTGATGGAAAATGGGGTATTGCTGTTAATACCATTGGTGTCCTTGCAACCCTGTTTGGTATTGCGACAACTCTTGGTTTAGGGGTTATGCAGATAGGCGCCGGGCTTGAGGAATTATTTGGTTATTCCAGCGGACCTACATTATGGGTAATGATAATTACTGTTGTTACGATTCTTGCGATAATGTCCACAGCATCCGGTATTGACCGGGGCATTAAATGGCTGAGCCAGATCAATCTGGGTGTGGCAGCTCTTTTAATGATTCTGATATTCATTCTTGGACCAACGCTATTTACCCTTGAGCTGTTTACTCATTCAGTAGGAGGATATTTGCAAAACTTGCTCCAGATGTCCTTTGGAACAGATCCTGCCGGAGTAGGAGCTGAAGGCTGGGGGGATTCCTGGACTATCTTCTACTGGGCATGGTGGATTGCCTGGGCACCATTTGTTGGATCCTTCATTGCCAGGGTTTCAAGGGGCCGGACAATCAGAAGTTTTGTTGTAGGGGTAATGCTTGCTCCTACAGTTGTCAGTATGGTATGGTTCAGTATATTTGGAGGATCTGCTCTGTTCATCGAGCATTTCGGAGCCGGTGGAATTGCTGGAGCTGTTGAAGTTGATTCTGCACTGGGCTTTTTCAGCATGCTTAGTTTTTTCCCTTTCTCTGATATCCTTATTGCAGTTGCAATGTTCTCAGTAGCCATCTTTTTCATAACTTCATCTGACTCGGGTACTTATGTCATAGGAATGCTGACCTCTAAAGGCAACCCCAATCCTCCGCTTCCACTGAGGATTATATGGGGTAGTCTTGAAGGAGCTGTTGCAGCAGTTCTTCTACTCGCTGGCGGACTGGGTGCCCTCCAGACAGCTTCAGTAGTCGGAGGATTCCCCTTCATGATAGTTATGCTTTTGATGCTCTATTGCTTATTGAAAGCATTATTTATGGAACTGCAGGAAGAGTCGCTGCCGTTGGAGAGGGCTAAATTAAGGGCAACAATTAATGAAATTAGAACACGGGACAATCAAAAGGACAAAGAGTGA
- a CDS encoding DUF2150 family protein, whose amino-acid sequence MPETSDKQIFHEFYTEKRWNNWLQKVGESNFKLEESGDTPEKDSAIFVNMQDDVILACLKVIATYQRGENSVEETLDILSSIEEIVLKKVDSISEDTDMMIESLQNSLLATFVSFECYLNGDFDQESEISDLIKGAVEAEQDEDFEAALGYVARIGALVLDGKELPGKEMEDMPYGIVAEWMDGIDSIEAAMVGTDSYKEDDGEYDVV is encoded by the coding sequence ATGCCAGAAACTAGTGATAAACAGATATTTCATGAATTTTATACGGAAAAGCGATGGAACAACTGGCTTCAAAAAGTTGGAGAAAGTAATTTCAAACTTGAAGAATCCGGGGATACTCCCGAGAAGGATAGCGCTATTTTTGTGAACATGCAGGATGATGTTATTCTGGCATGCCTGAAGGTCATAGCTACCTACCAGCGTGGAGAAAATTCTGTAGAAGAAACCCTTGATATCCTCTCCAGCATCGAAGAAATAGTTCTGAAAAAGGTAGATTCCATATCCGAAGACACTGATATGATGATCGAATCGCTGCAGAATTCCTTACTGGCAACATTCGTCTCCTTTGAATGCTACCTGAACGGGGACTTTGATCAGGAATCAGAAATATCCGACCTCATAAAAGGTGCAGTCGAAGCCGAACAGGATGAAGATTTCGAGGCTGCCCTGGGATATGTTGCAAGGATAGGTGCCCTTGTACTGGATGGCAAGGAACTTCCTGGCAAAGAAATGGAAGATATGCCCTATGGCATTGTTGCCGAATGGATGGATGGAATTGATTCCATAGAAGCCGCAATGGTAGGTACTGACAGTTACAAGGAAGACGATGGAGAATACGACGTTGTCTGA
- a CDS encoding DUF5371 domain-containing protein — translation MKIVHAQTVLTDEQLEALKKKSNESSTKDALSIAVQHYLECEYTDMNDEMWTRKLEKVVQKKNQKY, via the coding sequence ATGAAAATTGTACATGCTCAAACTGTACTGACGGACGAGCAACTCGAAGCACTGAAGAAGAAAAGTAATGAATCTTCTACCAAGGACGCGCTCAGTATTGCAGTGCAACATTACCTCGAGTGTGAGTATACCGACATGAATGATGAAATGTGGACTCGCAAGCTAGAGAAGGTCGTACAGAAAAAGAACCAGAAATACTGA
- a CDS encoding NAD(P)-dependent glycerol-1-phosphate dehydrogenase → MNELKSNKWMQLPRDVLVGSDMLGKVADVCSDLQLGRNALIVTGQKTRGIAGIKVAEELEETGRIVQIHVSSSASMEEVENVMEIAREMDTDFLLGVGSGKSIDVAKLAATRHNVPFLSIPTAASHDGIVSSRASITHNGETTSIQASAPMAVIADTEVIAKAPFRLLAAGCGDIISNCTAVLDWQLAHRLQNVTFSEYAAALASMTANILIESADSIKPELESSVRIVVKALVSSGVAMSIAGSSRPASGSEHMFSHALNRIAPNPALHGEQCGIGTILMMYLHGGDWKEIRDALRIIGAPTTAHELGIEDKYILQALVESHKIRPERYTILGTGITPDAAEVVARTTGVIS, encoded by the coding sequence TTGAACGAACTCAAGAGCAACAAATGGATGCAACTGCCCCGGGACGTTCTGGTCGGCAGCGACATGTTAGGGAAGGTGGCCGATGTATGCAGCGACCTTCAACTCGGTCGCAATGCGCTTATCGTAACGGGCCAGAAAACCCGGGGTATCGCAGGTATAAAGGTCGCAGAAGAACTTGAAGAGACCGGCAGGATTGTCCAGATCCATGTATCAAGCAGTGCTTCCATGGAAGAAGTGGAAAATGTCATGGAAATTGCCAGAGAAATGGATACAGATTTCCTGCTGGGAGTTGGCAGCGGCAAATCCATAGATGTAGCCAAACTGGCTGCTACCAGACATAATGTACCTTTCCTGAGCATACCCACAGCAGCTTCCCATGATGGCATCGTCTCTTCCAGGGCTTCCATAACACATAATGGAGAAACAACCTCCATTCAGGCAAGTGCACCCATGGCAGTAATCGCCGACACCGAAGTCATCGCAAAAGCACCATTCAGGTTACTTGCAGCAGGCTGCGGGGATATTATCTCCAATTGTACGGCAGTACTTGACTGGCAACTGGCACACAGATTACAGAATGTTACATTCAGTGAGTATGCGGCAGCTTTAGCCAGTATGACCGCAAACATTCTCATAGAATCTGCTGACTCCATTAAGCCTGAACTTGAAAGCTCGGTCCGCATCGTTGTCAAAGCCCTTGTATCAAGTGGAGTTGCCATGAGTATCGCCGGTTCATCCCGGCCCGCTTCGGGCTCGGAACACATGTTCAGCCATGCATTAAACCGCATAGCTCCAAATCCGGCCCTGCATGGAGAACAATGTGGTATCGGGACGATCCTAATGATGTACCTGCATGGCGGGGACTGGAAGGAAATAAGGGATGCCCTCAGGATAATTGGTGCTCCCACAACCGCCCATGAATTGGGAATCGAAGATAAATATATATTACAAGCGCTTGTTGAGTCTCATAAAATTAGGCCGGAAAGGTACACAATACTCGGGACCGGGATAACACCTGACGCAGCCGAGGTGGTGGCAAGGACCACCGGAGTAATTTCATGA
- a CDS encoding UPF0179 family protein, giving the protein MDEEDTMITLIGTQLAREGEEFIFEGEAPECEKCKLRNTCMNLEKGRKYVVRKIRTNTLHECFVHEQGAYVVDVAKAPIVAAIDSRNAVQGSTISYKEPKCDTDDQELYDLFHPAGIKNGDRCTVAEVMGNIESDQCSGHKKVKLKF; this is encoded by the coding sequence ATGGATGAAGAAGATACCATGATTACACTCATCGGAACTCAACTTGCCCGGGAAGGGGAAGAGTTCATATTTGAAGGGGAAGCTCCTGAATGCGAAAAATGCAAACTCAGGAATACATGCATGAATCTGGAAAAGGGACGCAAGTATGTAGTCCGGAAAATAAGGACAAATACCCTGCACGAATGTTTTGTTCATGAACAAGGAGCATACGTAGTTGATGTGGCAAAAGCTCCGATTGTTGCTGCCATTGATTCACGCAACGCTGTCCAGGGTTCCACTATCAGCTATAAGGAACCAAAATGTGACACAGATGACCAGGAATTATACGACCTGTTCCACCCTGCAGGAATAAAAAATGGTGATAGATGTACAGTTGCAGAAGTCATGGGAAATATTGAAAGTGACCAATGCAGCGGACATAAGAAAGTCAAACTTAAGTTTTGA